A genomic stretch from Streptosporangium album includes:
- a CDS encoding aminotransferase class IV, with the protein MNVPVWVNGELITPEQATVSVFDHGLMVGDGVFETIKCVNGASFALTRHLDRLRLSAQRMDLPEPDVDAIAAGIHACLAEAPPWQLGRIRVTYTSGPGPLGSDRGDQGCTAVVIVDEQKPFPATADVTVVPWPRNERGALAGVKSTSYGDNAKALFYAKARGGGEAIFENLAGNLCEGTGSNIFIVRDGRLLTPTLSSGCLAGVTRALTLEWCGASEEDVPLSALYEAEEAFLTSTTRDIQPIRAVDQTVLPAAPGPITAKAMRVFAERGAADLDP; encoded by the coding sequence ATGAACGTGCCCGTATGGGTTAACGGGGAACTCATCACCCCGGAGCAGGCCACCGTCTCGGTGTTCGACCATGGGCTGATGGTCGGAGACGGCGTCTTCGAGACCATCAAATGCGTGAACGGCGCCTCGTTCGCGCTCACCCGCCATCTCGACCGGCTCCGGCTCTCGGCCCAGCGTATGGATCTGCCCGAACCGGACGTCGACGCGATCGCCGCGGGCATCCACGCCTGCCTGGCCGAGGCGCCCCCGTGGCAGCTCGGCCGGATCCGCGTCACCTACACCAGCGGCCCCGGCCCGCTCGGCTCCGACCGCGGAGACCAGGGCTGCACCGCCGTGGTGATCGTCGACGAGCAGAAGCCGTTCCCGGCCACCGCGGACGTCACCGTCGTGCCCTGGCCGCGCAACGAGCGCGGCGCGCTCGCCGGGGTGAAGAGCACCTCCTACGGCGACAACGCCAAGGCCCTCTTCTACGCCAAGGCCAGGGGCGGCGGCGAGGCGATCTTCGAGAACCTCGCCGGAAACCTCTGCGAGGGCACCGGCAGCAACATCTTCATCGTGCGGGACGGCCGTCTGCTCACCCCCACGCTGTCCTCCGGCTGCCTGGCCGGGGTCACCCGGGCGCTGACGCTGGAGTGGTGCGGCGCCTCCGAGGAGGATGTCCCGCTGTCGGCCCTCTACGAGGCGGAGGAGGCGTTCCTGACCTCCACCACCCGCGACATCCAGCCGATCCGTGCGGTCGACCAGACCGTGCTGCCGGCCGCGCCCGGCCCGATCACCGCCAAGGCGATGCGGGTCTTCGCCGAGCGCGGTGCGGCCGATCTCGACCCGTGA
- a CDS encoding chorismate-binding protein: protein MDDSFAHAGGRLATRLRDVTTDLAALDGEGWWAVVVDYEGKVTCARFDEVRPAPLPVPRGPWRGPHPSSWRSSLDRAAYEDGVRRIRAYIERGEVYQANLCRVLTAPLPGEADPLALAVRLAEGNPAPYAATVSLPGMSVVSASPELYLAREGDVIESRPIKGTGVTERDLLEKDYAENVMIVDLVRNDLGRVAAVGSVSVPALCAVEEHPGLVHLVSTVRARLAPEFGWPDLFSATFPPGSVTGAPKSSALRIINELEPEPRGPYCGTVGWVDADRRRASLAVGIRTFWLSSGEIRFGTGAGITWGSDPEREWRETELKASRLVALASTSGSAGSGGVT, encoded by the coding sequence GTGGACGACTCATTTGCGCATGCAGGGGGGCGTCTGGCCACCCGGCTCCGCGACGTCACCACCGACCTGGCCGCGCTCGACGGCGAGGGCTGGTGGGCCGTCGTGGTCGACTACGAGGGCAAGGTCACCTGCGCGCGGTTCGACGAGGTCCGGCCCGCGCCGCTGCCGGTGCCCCGCGGCCCCTGGCGCGGGCCGCACCCGTCGTCATGGCGCAGCTCGCTGGACCGGGCCGCCTACGAGGACGGTGTGCGCCGCATCCGCGCTTACATCGAACGGGGCGAGGTCTACCAGGCCAACCTGTGCCGGGTGCTCACCGCGCCGCTGCCCGGGGAGGCGGACCCGCTGGCGCTGGCCGTACGGCTGGCCGAGGGCAACCCGGCCCCCTACGCCGCCACGGTGAGCTTGCCCGGTATGAGCGTGGTGTCGGCCTCGCCCGAGCTCTACCTGGCCAGGGAGGGCGACGTGATCGAGTCCAGGCCGATCAAGGGGACCGGGGTGACCGAGCGGGACCTGCTGGAGAAGGACTACGCGGAGAACGTGATGATCGTCGACCTGGTCCGCAACGACCTGGGCCGGGTCGCCGCCGTCGGCTCGGTGAGCGTGCCCGCGCTGTGCGCCGTGGAGGAGCATCCCGGCCTGGTGCATCTGGTCTCCACGGTCCGTGCCCGGCTCGCACCGGAATTCGGCTGGCCGGATCTGTTCTCGGCGACCTTTCCTCCCGGCTCGGTGACCGGCGCCCCGAAATCTTCTGCTCTGCGCATCATCAATGAACTCGAACCCGAGCCGCGCGGGCCGTACTGTGGAACCGTGGGCTGGGTCGACGCAGACCGGCGCCGAGCGTCGCTGGCTGTGGGCATCCGGACGTTCTGGCTCTCATCCGGCGAGATCCGCTTCGGCACGGGTGCGGGCATAACCTGGGGCAGCGATCCGGAACGCGAGTGGCGCGAGACCGAGTTGAAGGCCTCCCGGCTCGTCGCGCTCGCTTCCACGTCAGGTTCAGCAGGTTCAGGAGGAGTCACATGA
- a CDS encoding LysR family transcriptional regulator, which yields MFDTDALRLLDAVARTGSFTGAAAQLNYTQSAVSRRIASLEQQAGGPLFDRLPRGVRLTPAGETLHQHARVVLNRLARAEEDLAGIHGGYLGRLRVGAFATANVSLVPGALRAFRREFPEVELTPVEAPSGGLLRRMREGVLDVAVVSDYPAGLPYDEGVEIIPLLEDELLVALPRDHRLAGQEIVDLRELREEAWIEAPPPGPATMLQAVCARAGFTPRTTVRIAEWTGKFGFVAAGLGITLVPTLAAHAVPPDLVLRSLGDLAPRRAVSAALPGSPLPAARTLVRLLSEAAGQ from the coding sequence GTGTTCGACACCGACGCGCTCCGTCTGCTGGACGCGGTGGCCCGCACCGGCTCCTTCACCGGGGCCGCGGCCCAGCTCAACTACACCCAGTCCGCTGTCTCCCGGCGCATCGCCTCCCTCGAACAGCAGGCGGGCGGCCCGCTGTTCGACCGGCTTCCGAGAGGAGTACGGCTGACGCCGGCAGGTGAGACGCTCCATCAGCACGCACGGGTCGTGCTGAACCGGCTGGCCAGAGCGGAGGAGGACCTGGCCGGCATCCACGGCGGCTATCTCGGGCGCCTGCGCGTCGGGGCGTTCGCCACCGCCAACGTCTCACTGGTTCCCGGCGCTCTGCGGGCCTTCCGGCGGGAGTTCCCCGAGGTCGAGCTCACCCCGGTCGAGGCGCCCAGCGGTGGCCTGCTGCGCCGGATGCGCGAGGGCGTCCTGGACGTCGCGGTGGTCAGCGACTACCCGGCCGGACTGCCGTACGACGAGGGAGTGGAGATCATCCCGCTGCTGGAGGACGAGTTGCTGGTCGCGCTGCCCCGCGACCACCGGCTGGCCGGACAGGAGATCGTCGACCTGCGCGAGCTGCGGGAGGAGGCCTGGATCGAGGCGCCACCGCCCGGACCGGCGACCATGCTCCAGGCGGTCTGCGCCCGTGCCGGGTTCACGCCGCGGACCACGGTCAGGATCGCCGAGTGGACGGGCAAGTTCGGGTTCGTCGCGGCCGGGCTCGGCATCACGCTGGTGCCCACCCTCGCCGCGCACGCCGTGCCGCCCGATCTGGTGCTCCGCTCTCTCGGCGACCTGGCCCCGCGCCGGGCCGTCTCGGCCGCGCTGCCCGGCTCTCCGTTGCCCGCTGCCCGCACGCTGGTGCGCCTGCTGTCCGAGGCGGCGGGACAATAG
- a CDS encoding NAD(P)-binding domain-containing protein, whose product MISFLGLGHMGVLMARRLVEAGHKVTVWNRTPRTVEGAFSAASPAEAVAEAELVITMLSDPAVVKRVLADAAPGLRPGALVVEMSTIGPEAVAELRDRLPSQVGLVDAPVLGSVQPARDGTLTVLAGGLPEDLARCREVLEVLGQVRQVGGPGSGAAMKLAVMSALVPAQVLIAETLAYGEATGVDRAALLDVLGGTPLGTLVERVRPAVENGPPETRYALSLAAKDLVLASHATQTLAAAARDRLLDAASAGLGGEDLTAVFGHVGAARRTGVEKLNPASVPATNGYYSHATRAGDLLFVSGQVALDADGQVVGEGDMTRQSEYVMEMLARVLADQGCTFDDVTHIRTHLTDMSLLPEYGAVRRRHITGEPPASTTVEVSRLFQPGLLIEVEVIAAIPAAR is encoded by the coding sequence ATGATTTCCTTCCTTGGTCTGGGACACATGGGTGTCCTCATGGCCCGGCGACTCGTGGAGGCCGGGCACAAGGTGACGGTGTGGAACCGCACCCCGCGCACGGTCGAGGGCGCCTTCAGCGCGGCGTCCCCCGCCGAGGCCGTGGCGGAGGCGGAACTGGTCATCACCATGCTCAGCGACCCCGCCGTGGTGAAGCGGGTGCTCGCCGACGCGGCGCCCGGTCTGCGGCCGGGGGCGCTGGTCGTGGAGATGTCGACGATCGGGCCCGAGGCGGTGGCCGAGCTACGCGACCGGCTCCCCTCGCAGGTGGGGCTGGTGGACGCACCGGTGCTGGGCAGCGTCCAGCCCGCGCGGGACGGCACGCTGACGGTCCTGGCCGGTGGCCTTCCGGAGGATCTGGCGCGCTGCCGGGAGGTGCTGGAGGTGTTGGGACAGGTCCGGCAGGTGGGCGGGCCGGGCTCGGGAGCCGCGATGAAGCTGGCGGTGATGAGCGCCCTGGTGCCCGCCCAGGTGCTGATCGCCGAGACCCTGGCGTACGGCGAGGCGACCGGTGTGGACAGGGCCGCGCTGCTGGACGTGCTCGGCGGCACCCCGCTGGGGACGCTCGTCGAGCGGGTCCGCCCGGCCGTCGAGAACGGGCCGCCCGAGACGCGCTACGCCCTCAGTCTGGCGGCCAAGGATCTGGTGCTGGCGTCGCACGCGACGCAGACGCTCGCGGCGGCGGCCAGGGACAGGCTTCTGGACGCGGCGTCCGCCGGGCTGGGCGGCGAGGATCTGACGGCCGTCTTCGGACACGTGGGCGCGGCCCGCCGCACGGGCGTGGAGAAGCTGAACCCTGCCTCGGTCCCGGCGACCAACGGCTACTACTCCCATGCGACCAGGGCCGGGGACCTGTTGTTCGTCTCCGGGCAGGTGGCGCTGGACGCCGACGGGCAGGTGGTCGGCGAGGGGGACATGACGCGCCAGTCGGAGTACGTGATGGAGATGCTGGCGCGCGTCCTCGCCGACCAGGGGTGCACGTTCGACGACGTGACCCACATCCGGACGCATCTCACCGACATGTCGCTGCTGCCGGAGTACGGGGCCGTCCGGCGGCGTCACATCACCGGCGAGCCTCCGGCCAGCACGACCGTGGAGGTGTCACGGCTGTTCCAGCCGGGGCTGCTGATCGAGGTGGAGGTGATCGCCGCTATCCCAGCGGCCCGGTGA
- the hutH gene encoding histidine ammonia-lyase, with the protein MRDNEVVNIGPEPLSFEDVVKVARHGAPVRLTDDAVAAMAAARTRVDELAESPTPAYGVSTGFGALATRHIDPSLRAQLQRSLVRSHAAGSGPEVETEVTRALMLLRLHTLATGHTGVRPKTAKVLQDMLNARITPVVHEYGSLGCSGDLAPLSHVALTIMGEGVVRDASGERVDAAEALKRAGIEPVELAAKEGLALINGTDGMLGMLILAMDDLCRLFRTADISAAMSVEALLGTDRVFAADLQALRPHPGQAASAANLRALLAGSQIMDSHRDGTCTRVQDAYSLRCAPQVAGAARDTLAHAATVAARELASAIDNPVVLADGRVESNGNFHGAPVGYVLDFLAIAVADVASISERRTDRMLDVARSHGLPAFLADDPGVDSGHMIAQYTQAAIVSELKRLAVPASVDSIPSSAMQEDHVSMGWSAARKLRRSVDGLTRVLAVEILTAARALDLRAPHRPAPATAAVVASLRQAVPGPGPDRFLAPEIEAVVRLVADDVIVAAAESVTGPLG; encoded by the coding sequence ATGCGCGACAACGAGGTCGTGAACATCGGGCCGGAGCCGCTGAGCTTCGAGGATGTCGTCAAGGTCGCCCGGCACGGCGCCCCAGTACGTCTCACCGACGACGCGGTGGCGGCCATGGCCGCGGCCCGCACCCGCGTGGACGAGCTCGCCGAGAGCCCCACCCCCGCCTACGGGGTGTCGACCGGGTTCGGGGCCCTGGCCACCCGGCACATCGACCCCTCGCTCCGCGCCCAGCTCCAGCGCTCCCTGGTCCGCTCGCACGCCGCCGGCTCCGGTCCCGAGGTGGAGACCGAGGTCACCCGGGCACTGATGCTGCTGCGCCTGCACACCCTGGCGACCGGCCACACCGGCGTGCGCCCGAAGACCGCGAAAGTCCTCCAGGACATGCTCAACGCCCGGATCACCCCCGTGGTGCACGAGTACGGCAGCCTCGGCTGCTCCGGCGACCTCGCGCCGCTCTCCCACGTCGCTCTCACGATCATGGGAGAGGGCGTCGTCCGCGACGCCTCCGGAGAGCGCGTGGACGCCGCCGAGGCGCTGAAGCGGGCCGGCATCGAGCCCGTCGAGCTCGCCGCCAAGGAGGGCCTCGCGCTCATCAACGGCACCGACGGCATGCTCGGCATGCTGATCCTGGCCATGGACGATCTCTGCCGCCTGTTCAGGACGGCCGACATCAGCGCGGCGATGAGCGTGGAGGCGCTGCTCGGCACCGACCGCGTCTTCGCCGCCGACCTGCAGGCCCTGCGCCCGCACCCGGGCCAGGCCGCCAGCGCCGCCAACCTCCGCGCCCTCCTGGCGGGCTCGCAGATCATGGACTCCCACCGGGACGGCACCTGCACCCGGGTCCAGGACGCCTACTCGCTGCGCTGCGCCCCGCAGGTCGCCGGGGCCGCCCGCGACACCCTCGCGCACGCCGCCACGGTCGCCGCGCGGGAACTCGCCTCCGCGATCGACAACCCGGTGGTCCTCGCCGACGGCCGCGTGGAGTCCAACGGCAACTTCCACGGCGCCCCCGTCGGCTACGTGCTCGACTTCCTGGCCATCGCGGTCGCGGACGTGGCGAGCATCTCCGAGCGCCGTACCGACCGCATGCTCGACGTGGCCCGCAGCCACGGCCTGCCCGCCTTCCTCGCCGACGACCCCGGCGTGGACTCCGGGCACATGATCGCCCAGTACACCCAGGCCGCGATCGTCTCCGAGCTCAAGCGTCTGGCCGTGCCCGCGAGCGTGGACTCCATCCCGAGCTCCGCCATGCAGGAGGACCACGTCTCGATGGGCTGGTCGGCCGCCCGCAAGCTACGCCGCTCGGTGGACGGCCTCACCCGGGTGCTCGCGGTGGAGATCCTCACCGCGGCGCGGGCGCTCGACCTGCGGGCGCCGCACCGGCCGGCCCCCGCGACCGCGGCCGTGGTCGCCTCCCTGCGTCAGGCGGTCCCCGGCCCCGGCCCCGACCGTTTCCTCGCCCCGGAGATCGAGGCGGTGGTCCGGCTCGTCGCCGACGATGTGATCGTCGCCGCCGCCGAGTCGGTCACCGGGCCGCTGGGATAG
- a CDS encoding ArsR/SmtB family transcription factor, producing MVAEYIAADAGIAPVAGLIADPTRAAMLTVLLDGRALAAGELARLAGVSPATASAHLARLLDGGMVTVTAAGRHRYYRLAGPEVAEVLEALAGLGRRPAVRSLRQSRQARQLREARTCYDHLAGRAGVDLLTALLSAGYLVGQDAFEVTPAGEAGLEELGVNVDTVRGARRRFAPACLDWTERRSHLGGALGAALTSALLDRGWYRRGTARRLLEVTEPGRAGMAAISACKGLTSHTPVT from the coding sequence ATGGTTGCCGAATACATCGCCGCCGATGCCGGCATCGCCCCCGTCGCGGGGCTCATCGCAGATCCGACCCGGGCCGCCATGCTGACCGTCCTGCTGGACGGCCGCGCGCTGGCCGCGGGGGAGCTGGCCAGGCTGGCCGGGGTGAGCCCGGCCACCGCCAGCGCCCATCTGGCCAGGCTCCTGGACGGCGGGATGGTGACCGTCACGGCCGCGGGCCGGCACCGCTACTACCGGCTCGCGGGCCCGGAGGTGGCGGAGGTGCTGGAGGCCCTGGCCGGACTCGGCAGGCGCCCGGCGGTACGGTCCCTGCGCCAGTCCCGCCAGGCGCGGCAGCTGCGGGAGGCCCGCACCTGTTACGACCACCTCGCTGGACGGGCGGGCGTGGACCTGCTCACCGCGCTCCTCTCGGCCGGATACCTGGTCGGGCAGGACGCCTTCGAGGTGACCCCCGCCGGGGAGGCCGGTCTGGAGGAGCTCGGGGTGAACGTGGACACCGTCAGAGGCGCGCGGCGAAGGTTCGCCCCCGCGTGCCTGGACTGGACCGAGCGCCGCTCGCACCTGGGCGGAGCCCTCGGCGCCGCGCTGACCAGCGCTCTTCTCGACCGGGGCTGGTATCGCCGCGGCACGGCGCGACGGCTGCTGGAGGTCACCGAACCGGGCAGGGCAGGCATGGCGGCGATCTCTGCCTGTAAGGGGCTAACATCACATACGCCAGTTACCTAG
- a CDS encoding helix-turn-helix domain-containing protein — MTEHISAPGDLGRRIMYHRKSLGMTREQLAERARIDPGYLGYLEESAASPGASTVNQLAAALGTSSEELLGGTVDMPQERGPAGAQPWLEKLDADECMRLISPGGVGRVGFTDPAGPVVLPVNYVIHHGAVLLRTAFGGPLDENLRTGVRGVEFKIAFEVDHTDDPNRQGWSVLVRGAAHHLSEEERAVAASADVEPWAGGERELSIRIAPAEITGRRIHHSPE; from the coding sequence ATGACCGAACACATCTCGGCTCCGGGGGATCTGGGGCGCCGGATCATGTATCACCGTAAGTCCCTCGGCATGACCAGGGAGCAGCTGGCCGAACGGGCCAGGATCGATCCCGGCTACCTCGGCTACCTGGAGGAGAGCGCCGCCTCCCCGGGCGCGAGCACCGTCAACCAGCTCGCCGCGGCCCTGGGCACCAGCAGCGAGGAACTGCTCGGCGGCACCGTGGACATGCCCCAGGAGCGCGGTCCCGCGGGTGCGCAGCCGTGGCTGGAGAAGCTGGACGCCGACGAGTGCATGCGGCTGATCTCTCCGGGTGGAGTGGGGCGGGTGGGCTTCACCGACCCCGCCGGGCCGGTGGTGCTACCGGTCAACTACGTGATCCACCATGGGGCGGTGCTGCTGCGCACGGCCTTCGGAGGACCGCTTGACGAGAATCTGCGCACCGGCGTCAGAGGGGTCGAGTTCAAGATCGCCTTTGAGGTCGACCACACCGACGATCCCAACAGGCAGGGCTGGAGCGTGCTCGTCCGGGGCGCCGCCCACCACCTCTCCGAGGAGGAGCGGGCGGTGGCGGCGAGCGCGGACGTCGAGCCGTGGGCGGGTGGTGAACGGGAGCTCTCCATCCGCATCGCCCCCGCCGAGATCACCGGCCGCCGCATTCACCACAGCCCGGAATAG
- a CDS encoding SurA N-terminal domain-containing protein — translation MTGGSAGHGPAVAAHVGERAITVAEVDTREAALRAGPLAALLPRPWSAEGRNLRRWLVQMLVAEALIEGEAALRGLTAPTVGPAGRLTLPAALRTGGVAAAVLAATPLAGVVRQAVTMEVRVPEEEIRAYYDRNGDLFPGEPYERARGPIAEELTEVAADRVFALWLERRHADLVRLRPGFEHPADPGHADATHRH, via the coding sequence GTGACCGGCGGCTCCGCAGGCCACGGACCGGCCGTCGCCGCGCACGTCGGTGAGCGGGCCATCACGGTGGCCGAGGTGGACACGCGGGAGGCGGCGCTGCGGGCCGGGCCGCTCGCCGCTCTGCTGCCCCGGCCGTGGAGCGCCGAGGGGCGCAACCTGCGCCGCTGGCTGGTCCAGATGCTGGTCGCCGAGGCGCTGATCGAGGGTGAGGCCGCCCTGCGCGGACTCACGGCGCCCACCGTGGGGCCCGCGGGCCGCCTGACCCTGCCCGCCGCGCTCAGGACGGGCGGTGTCGCCGCCGCCGTGCTCGCGGCGACACCCCTGGCCGGGGTCGTACGGCAGGCGGTGACCATGGAGGTGCGCGTGCCGGAGGAGGAGATCCGCGCCTACTACGACCGCAACGGCGACCTGTTCCCCGGCGAGCCGTACGAGAGGGCCAGGGGGCCGATCGCGGAGGAGCTGACCGAGGTCGCGGCCGACCGGGTGTTCGCGCTGTGGCTGGAACGTCGTCACGCGGATCTGGTCCGCCTGCGGCCCGGCTTCGAGCACCCGGCCGACCCCGGCCACGCGGACGCCACGCACCGCCACTGA